One region of Halohasta litchfieldiae genomic DNA includes:
- a CDS encoding DNA double-strand break repair nuclease NurA, which yields MPFDKLEVATALDDNVETIKSYLEDDDDLVERYQNAFRRLPEIGASEIRRALSTASYPGALPTEALDSADSLIIRHDESDEWETHEAVNDWARKLLMDVPMLAVDGSEIPPTKQFNIPLAYVQAAWCLNHHSPEGKLERDRKGKLLGPMEVTRSGGEAGGDEYRFVDGSLVGLERYEHEANLLVDKIEDLAEQYKNSTLERRPVVLYDGPLIVSFANPERPAVRDRYLASISQLIAASQHHQIPLVGYVAGTNAVELAKMTRLLLQDEFGADRTIPDARVLAGMMSPWGDSTVPFLCRRDGSVDALTTTYRGVKYDFANEIYFSYLKVPPGAGLDRLEFPGWLLDADAPSGYESLYEYTLDAVRAEAGVGRGYPEILQQADTDAVLDQRDRQQFLRLLQGWAEENDIPLEWDAKALSKELRRR from the coding sequence ATGCCGTTCGATAAGCTGGAAGTTGCAACGGCACTCGATGATAACGTTGAGACGATCAAGTCATACTTAGAGGATGATGATGACCTGGTTGAACGGTATCAGAATGCTTTCCGTCGACTTCCTGAAATCGGTGCCAGCGAGATTCGGCGTGCACTGTCGACGGCCTCCTATCCTGGTGCGCTTCCAACTGAGGCACTTGACAGTGCAGACTCACTCATAATTCGTCACGACGAATCAGATGAGTGGGAGACTCATGAGGCCGTTAACGATTGGGCTCGGAAGCTCCTGATGGATGTGCCGATGCTTGCTGTTGATGGGTCTGAGATTCCGCCGACGAAGCAGTTCAATATTCCGTTGGCGTACGTGCAAGCGGCTTGGTGTTTGAATCATCATTCACCAGAAGGAAAACTTGAACGAGACAGGAAAGGGAAGCTGCTTGGTCCGATGGAAGTCACTCGGTCAGGTGGCGAGGCTGGCGGTGACGAGTACCGATTCGTTGATGGCTCGCTAGTCGGGCTTGAACGATATGAACACGAGGCAAACTTGCTGGTCGACAAAATCGAAGACTTAGCAGAGCAGTATAAAAATAGTACACTGGAGCGTCGACCAGTCGTTCTCTATGATGGGCCGCTTATCGTATCGTTTGCCAACCCAGAACGTCCGGCAGTCCGAGATCGGTACCTTGCGTCTATCAGTCAACTCATTGCAGCGAGTCAACACCATCAAATACCGCTAGTCGGCTATGTGGCTGGGACGAATGCCGTGGAATTAGCGAAAATGACGCGGTTACTCCTCCAAGACGAGTTCGGGGCCGACCGAACGATTCCTGATGCCCGCGTGTTGGCCGGGATGATGAGTCCATGGGGTGATTCGACCGTACCATTCCTGTGCCGTCGTGATGGAAGTGTCGACGCTCTCACGACGACGTACCGTGGTGTGAAGTATGACTTCGCCAATGAGATTTATTTTTCGTACCTGAAAGTCCCGCCTGGTGCGGGTCTTGATCGATTGGAGTTCCCAGGGTGGTTACTGGATGCAGACGCTCCATCTGGATACGAGAGTTTGTACGAATACACATTGGATGCGGTGCGTGCTGAAGCCGGGGTCGGTCGAGGGTATCCGGAGATACTTCAGCAAGCAGATACTGACGCTGTTCTTGATCAGCGTGACCGGCAACAGTTTCTTCGCCTACTTCAGGGATGGGCAGAGGAAAATGACATCCCACTGGAATGGGATGCAAAAGCACTCAGCAAGGAGCTGCGTCGTCGATGA